In a genomic window of Styela clava chromosome 11, kaStyClav1.hap1.2, whole genome shotgun sequence:
- the LOC120347910 gene encoding uncharacterized protein LOC120347910, which translates to MKVICAGLSKTGTKSMNEALNILGYKVYDLLENFEIFGKEWRKIIDGKAGVEEIRAMYKDIDAAMDVPIYSFWEMILEAFPDAKVILTVRDDEDKFCESMKTQLRKNNQIFKFLTLFSPTLRRFLNFCEDAGSRVFCNKIGRNIFTVSPKLNEELLKMCYRRHNAYVEKCCPPEQLLIFNCKDGWGPLCKFLNLPEPVGTFPRKNVEGNISTEYTQKRTFIRIKNEAMISIFLLVFTLLIFVVIILIACA; encoded by the exons ATGAAAGTTATTTGTGCTGGTTTGTCCAAAACGGGCACCAAGTCTATGAATGAGGCTCTCAATATACTTGGATACAAAGTATATGATTTACTAGAAAACTTCGAAATATTTGGCAAGGAATGGCGAAAAATAATTGATGGCAAAGCTGGAGTGGAAGAAATACGAGCGATGTATAAAGACATCGATGCAGCAATGGACGTtccaatttattcattttgggAAATGATTTTGGAGGCCTTCCCGGATGCCAAG GTGATACTGACGGTTCGTGATGACGAAGACAAATTTTGCGAAAGCATGAAAACGCAATTAAGGAAAAATAACCAAATATTCAAGTTTCTTACTCTATTTTCACCAACGTTACGGCGTTTTTTAAACTTTTGCGAAGATGCAG GATCCAGAGTATTTTGCAACAAAATAggaagaaatatttttacagtCAGTCCTAAACTTAATGAAGAATTACTGAAGATGTGCTATCGGAGACATAACGCCTATGTAGAAAAG TGCTGTCCACCTGAACAACTACTTATATTCAACTGCAAAGACGGATGGGGACCGCTctgcaagtttttaaacttACCAGAACCAGTTGGAACATTCCCTCGAAAAAATGTTGAAGGAAATATATCTACAGAATATACACAAAAAAGGACATTTATTCGCATTAAAAATGAAGCAatgatttccatatttttaCTAGTTTTTACATTGCtaatttttgttgttataaTCCTTATTGCCTGTGCATAA